One Cryptomeria japonica chromosome 9, Sugi_1.0, whole genome shotgun sequence genomic window carries:
- the LOC131063704 gene encoding ubiquitin-conjugating enzyme E2 27 isoform X1: protein MLDASRVQKELTEIERDKKTSGISIKLCGDHDIAHLCGTIAGPVDTPYEEGIFQIDIRLPGAYPFEPPKMQFITKVWHPNISSQNGAICLDILKDQWSPALTLKTALLSLQALLSAPEPSDPQDAVVAQQYLRDYPTFLGTARYWTETFAKQTSLGMEEKVQKLVEMGFPEVTVRSALEKCGGDENLALEKLCSG, encoded by the exons ATGCTGGACGCCTCGCGAGTACAGAAGGAACTGACTGAAATAGAGAGGGACAAGAAGACATCGGGAATAAGCATCAAGCTTTGTGGAGACCATGATATAGCTCACCTGTGTGGCACAATTGCAGGCCCCGTGGACACTCCTTATGAAGAGGGCATCTTCCAGATAGACATTCGCTTGCCTG GGGCATATCCATTTGAACCCCCAAAGATGCAGTTTATAACAAAAGTCTG GCATCCTAATATTAGCAGTCAAAATGGTGCAATATGCCTGGATATTTTAAAAGATCAGTGGAGTCCAGCACTGACGTTAAAGACTGCATTACTTTCTCTGCAAGCTTTACTTTCAGCGCCAGAACCCAGTGATCCTCAGGATGCTGTGGTAGCACAACAG TACCTGAGAGACTACCCAACATTTTTGGGCACTGCACGTTATTGGACTGAAACTTTTGCCAAACAGACATCTCTTGGAATGGAAGAGAAG gTACAAAAGTTGGTTGAGATGGGGTTTCCTGAAGTCACAGTGAGAAGTGCTTTAGAAAAATGTGGAGGAGATGAGAACTTGGCACTTGAAAAACTTTGCAGTGGTTAG
- the LOC131063704 gene encoding ubiquitin-conjugating enzyme E2 27 isoform X2: MLSAIQDMLLFWRRNFVKADTWAYPFEPPKMQFITKVWHPNISSQNGAICLDILKDQWSPALTLKTALLSLQALLSAPEPSDPQDAVVAQQYLRDYPTFLGTARYWTETFAKQTSLGMEEKVQKLVEMGFPEVTVRSALEKCGGDENLALEKLCSG, encoded by the exons ATGTTGAGTGCTATACAGGACATGCTTTTATTTTGGAGGAGAAATTTTGTCAAAGCAGACACAT GGGCATATCCATTTGAACCCCCAAAGATGCAGTTTATAACAAAAGTCTG GCATCCTAATATTAGCAGTCAAAATGGTGCAATATGCCTGGATATTTTAAAAGATCAGTGGAGTCCAGCACTGACGTTAAAGACTGCATTACTTTCTCTGCAAGCTTTACTTTCAGCGCCAGAACCCAGTGATCCTCAGGATGCTGTGGTAGCACAACAG TACCTGAGAGACTACCCAACATTTTTGGGCACTGCACGTTATTGGACTGAAACTTTTGCCAAACAGACATCTCTTGGAATGGAAGAGAAG gTACAAAAGTTGGTTGAGATGGGGTTTCCTGAAGTCACAGTGAGAAGTGCTTTAGAAAAATGTGGAGGAGATGAGAACTTGGCACTTGAAAAACTTTGCAGTGGTTAG